One region of Enterobacter ludwigii genomic DNA includes:
- a CDS encoding YdbL family protein, protein MKRLALILLALGMNVQAAALTLNDARAQGRVGETLSGYLAPIQQDAETLALVNRINAARTENYQKLADSNNLPVDEVAKMAGQKLVARAQPGEYVKGINGKWLKK, encoded by the coding sequence ATGAAACGATTAGCTCTGATTTTACTGGCACTGGGGATGAACGTGCAGGCGGCCGCGCTCACCTTAAATGATGCCCGGGCGCAGGGGCGCGTAGGGGAAACCCTGAGCGGGTATCTTGCCCCGATCCAACAGGATGCGGAAACGCTGGCGCTGGTTAACCGTATCAATGCGGCGCGCACGGAAAACTACCAGAAGCTGGCTGACAGCAATAATTTACCGGTCGATGAAGTGGCGAAAATGGCGGGACAAAAACTGGTTGCCCGTGCTCAACCCGGCGAGTATGTGAAGGGCATTAACGGAAAATGGCTGAAAAAATAG
- a CDS encoding YdbH family protein — MKGKYKAAIALLLLFILLPLTLLMTLAQWVPTLAGIWLPVGTRIAFEQSPKITRHALVIPDVRYLVEDCEIARVDNVTLSRPSRWKLDIGALELNSECLSKIPQSAPSTVAPKTLAQWQAVLPKTWLTVHRLTLSPWQQWQGELYASLTPASQEITYNGEQVSIKGKLRGQLLSVSQFDVQLPDRPQPIKLVGEFTLPLVPDGVPVKGHAVATFNVPQLTSLVDADLDWAENQGQLVVMARDNPDPLLDLPWQITAEQLNISDGRWNWDLSGMPLSGRVGLRVDNWQQGLEKATLSGRLNVLTQGDAGKGNAVLNLGPGRLSMENSDMPLYLSGEAKQNDLILYARLPAKLTGSLYEPQLSFEPGALLRSRGRIINSLNIDEIRWPLAGVKLTQKGVDGRLQAILRAHENEMGDFELHLDGQANDFLPDNGLWQWRYWGKGGFTPMNARWDVAGKGEWRDNLIELTALSTGFDKLQYGTMEVSKPRLVLDQPVRWFRDPEKPTFSGALALNAGQTRFSGGSVLPPSVLTFSVDGTDPTIFQFKGDLHADKIGPVQVNGRWDGERLRGQAWWPKQSLTVFQPLIPPDWKMTLRDGELYAQVAFSAAADQGFEAGGHGVLKSGSAWMPDNQVNGVDFVLPFRFSEGTWSLGTRGPVTLRIDEVENLVTARNITADLQGDYPWTEDNPLLLTNVKVETLGGKITMQQLRMPQHDPALLRVDNISSSELISAVNPKQFAMSGPVSGALPFWLDNEKWIIKDGWLSNPGPMTLRIDKDTADAIVNDNMVAGAAINWLRYMEISRSWTRINLDNLGQLTMQATIKGTSRVDGKSSTVNLNYTHDENVFTLWRSLRFGDNLQTWFEQHAAIPGPRSSTGKESEEQQ, encoded by the coding sequence ATGAAGGGTAAATACAAAGCCGCAATTGCGCTTTTACTGCTGTTCATCCTCCTGCCGCTGACGCTGCTGATGACGCTCGCCCAGTGGGTTCCAACGCTTGCCGGTATCTGGCTACCCGTCGGGACACGTATCGCCTTTGAACAAAGCCCCAAAATCACCCGTCACGCACTGGTCATTCCCGATGTTCGCTATCTGGTTGAAGACTGTGAGATTGCCCGGGTCGATAACGTGACGCTGTCACGTCCCAGTCGCTGGAAACTGGATATCGGTGCGCTCGAGCTTAATTCCGAGTGTTTAAGCAAAATCCCTCAGTCTGCACCCTCAACGGTTGCGCCCAAAACGCTGGCACAGTGGCAGGCGGTTTTACCGAAGACCTGGCTTACCGTTCATCGCCTGACGCTCTCACCCTGGCAACAATGGCAGGGCGAGCTTTATGCCTCGCTGACGCCTGCCAGCCAGGAGATTACCTATAATGGCGAGCAGGTCAGCATTAAAGGGAAACTTCGTGGACAGTTGCTCTCCGTCAGCCAGTTCGATGTACAGCTTCCCGATCGGCCTCAGCCCATAAAACTGGTGGGCGAGTTCACTCTGCCGCTGGTTCCCGATGGGGTACCGGTTAAAGGCCACGCGGTCGCGACCTTTAACGTGCCACAGCTCACCTCATTGGTCGATGCCGATCTGGACTGGGCGGAAAATCAGGGACAACTGGTGGTGATGGCGCGCGATAACCCCGACCCGCTGCTCGACCTCCCGTGGCAGATCACGGCAGAACAGCTGAATATCAGTGACGGACGCTGGAACTGGGACCTCTCCGGTATGCCGCTGAGCGGGCGAGTTGGCCTGCGAGTCGACAACTGGCAACAGGGACTGGAGAAAGCTACCTTGTCCGGACGTCTCAATGTGCTTACCCAGGGTGATGCAGGGAAAGGCAACGCGGTTCTGAACCTTGGGCCGGGCAGGCTCAGTATGGAAAACAGCGACATGCCGCTGTATCTGAGCGGTGAGGCGAAACAAAACGACCTTATTCTCTACGCCAGACTGCCGGCAAAACTGACCGGAAGCCTGTATGAACCTCAGCTTTCCTTTGAGCCGGGGGCGCTGCTTCGTTCACGCGGACGCATTATTAACTCCCTCAATATTGATGAAATTCGCTGGCCACTTGCGGGCGTCAAGCTCACGCAAAAGGGTGTTGATGGCCGTTTGCAGGCCATTCTGCGGGCCCATGAAAACGAAATGGGCGATTTTGAGCTCCACCTGGACGGCCAGGCCAACGACTTTTTACCCGACAACGGTCTGTGGCAGTGGCGCTACTGGGGAAAAGGGGGCTTTACGCCGATGAATGCGCGCTGGGATGTCGCCGGGAAAGGCGAATGGCGTGACAATCTCATTGAGCTAACTGCGCTCTCCACCGGTTTTGACAAACTTCAGTACGGTACGATGGAAGTCAGCAAGCCGCGTCTGGTGCTGGATCAACCGGTGCGCTGGTTCCGTGACCCCGAAAAACCCACCTTCAGCGGCGCGCTGGCGCTCAATGCGGGACAAACCCGCTTCTCCGGCGGGAGCGTGTTACCGCCCTCAGTACTGACCTTTAGCGTCGACGGAACAGACCCAACGATTTTCCAGTTCAAGGGCGACCTCCATGCAGACAAAATTGGCCCGGTACAGGTAAATGGTCGATGGGATGGGGAACGTCTTCGCGGGCAGGCCTGGTGGCCGAAACAGTCGCTTACCGTATTTCAGCCGCTGATACCACCGGACTGGAAAATGACGCTGCGTGACGGGGAACTCTATGCGCAGGTCGCCTTCTCGGCGGCGGCCGATCAGGGCTTTGAAGCCGGTGGGCACGGCGTGCTGAAATCCGGCAGCGCCTGGATGCCTGATAACCAGGTCAACGGCGTCGATTTTGTGCTGCCGTTCCGCTTCAGCGAAGGGACCTGGTCCCTGGGCACGCGCGGCCCGGTCACGTTGCGCATAGATGAAGTCGAAAACCTGGTGACCGCGCGCAACATCACCGCCGACTTACAGGGGGATTATCCCTGGACGGAGGACAATCCGCTTCTGCTCACCAACGTGAAGGTGGAAACCCTCGGCGGGAAGATCACCATGCAGCAGCTGAGGATGCCGCAGCACGATCCGGCCTTGCTGCGCGTAGATAATATATCTTCCAGCGAGCTGATTAGCGCCGTCAATCCGAAACAGTTTGCCATGTCGGGGCCGGTCAGCGGGGCGCTGCCGTTCTGGCTGGACAATGAAAAATGGATCATCAAAGATGGCTGGCTGAGCAACCCCGGGCCCATGACGCTGCGTATCGACAAAGATACCGCAGACGCCATTGTGAACGATAATATGGTCGCGGGCGCCGCGATTAACTGGCTCCGCTATATGGAAATTTCGCGTTCGTGGACGAGAATCAATTTAGATAACCTGGGGCAATTAACCATGCAGGCCACCATCAAGGGGACCAGCCGTGTCGATGGCAAAAGCAGCACCGTCAACCTGAACTATACCCATGACGAGAATGTCTTTACCCTCTGGCGCAGCCTGCGTTTTGGAGACAACCTGCAAACCTGGTTTGAGCAACACGCGGCGATACCCGGTCCCCGCAGTTCGACTGGCAAGGAAAGTGAGGAACAACAATGA
- a CDS encoding YnbE family lipoprotein: protein MKKMAGVLTVAVVALLSGCTPRIEVAAPKEPITINMNVKIEHEIHIKVDKDVETLLKSRSDLF, encoded by the coding sequence ATGAAAAAGATGGCTGGTGTACTCACCGTTGCCGTTGTCGCGCTACTGTCTGGCTGTACGCCGCGCATTGAAGTCGCGGCACCGAAAGAGCCGATTACCATCAATATGAATGTCAAAATCGAACATGAGATCCACATTAAGGTCGATAAAGACGTTGAAACTCTGCTGAAATCGCGCAGCGATCTGTTCTGA